TAAGCTGTACTTGGTTGATACCTTCAAGAGTGTACTCAATAGGGTCTTCAATAGTTAGAATATTAGTTTTTTCATTATTGAGTAATTTTAAAGTAGCATATAGAGTTGTTGTTTTGCCAGAACCTGTTGGTCCAGATATTAGGACTATACCATTTGGTTTTTTAACACATTCTTTATATGTAATTAACTCTTTGGTAGTGAAGCCAAGATCATTTAATTGAATATGTTCTGCATCTTTACTCAATATTCTGAGTACCATTTTTTCACCATGTAGAGTAGGTAAAGATGATACTCTAATATCATATTCCTCAGTCACAGACTTTATACTTATTCTACCATCTTGAGGTAGACGTTTTTCAGAAATATCTAATCCAGCTCTAATTTTTAACTTATTAATGATGACAGGATATTCTTCTGTTGCTATAATGTAGTATTCTTTCAGTTTTCCATCTAAACGTAGTCTAACTCTGCACTTATGTTCAAAGACTTCAAAATGGATATCACTACTGCCAATTTGTTTTGCACTATCAATGAGTTTTTCTAAAAAATCTGTGCTGTAATTTAAATTTTGAGTGTTTGCCTGTGTTTTAATTCTGAAATTATGGCTTAGATATTTTTCTATGTTATTGTCAGAATCTTCAATTAGCTTTATATCTCTTCCTAAAACAATTTTTAGCTCTTGCTTTAAATCATCTGTTACGTCCTTAGTTTTAAAGGTAATTATATCATCTTCTAATGCTATAGGAATAATATTATAGTTGTAAGCTTGTTCACTACTAATTAGTTGAACTAACTGTGTTGGTATTTGAAATTCAGCTACCATTATATACTATAAAGGTTAGTGGTTATACCAGTCCAATTCGAAACGTAAACTAGAATAAAAAATAGACTCATATAACCAGCAAGTGGTATTGTAGTTACTTTGTTTTTTTGCTTAAGAAGTAAGTGTAATAGTAAGGAAAATATAAGTGAGAAAACGAAAATAACTATATACGATATTGACGCAAAGCTGAATGCTAAGCCTATAAAAAGTAAAGCATCACCCAAGCCAAAAACATTTTTAGGAGATGTTTTTAGTTTAAATATTGAGTAACTATATACAATAGTGAGTAAGAAAACAACCATAGCTAGATTAACCAAAACATTGATAATAAATAATTCAAGAATAGTACTATTGTAGAATAATATTCCTGAAATTAAGGCTACCAAAGGAAATAAGAACCAATATACCTGTCGTTCTTTTATATCTTGAAAAAGAATCAAAGCAAACCCTGTGATAAGTATGATTTTTAATAGAATCATTAATTAGTCTTTAACTATTTGTTTTGGGTTACCATTTTCATCAATCTCCCAAACATTAAATACACCATCACCATCAAAATCATTAATTGCTGTTGCTCTGGCTTTAAAAGATGTATCAGATGCATTTAAAATTTCATATACATAATTGCTAGTACCTTCTTCCTTAGTAGTTTTTGGAGGTTCAAAATCCAACTCATTCATGTTAATGGTGTATTTAGAATTGAGATACCTATGCGTTGTTTGATTATTATAGATGTACTTTAACTGAATTTGAGCTTCAACACTTTTTGTTCTTGCAATTAGAGGCATTAGACTTGGCAAGGCTAATAATAAAAGAATGCCAATTATGGCCAATACTGTTAATACTTCCTGAAGATTAAAAGCATCTACTTTATTTTTTTGCTTCATAGCTATAGAATTTAAATTTTAAAGAAAGCCAGCTATTTCAGCTTTTACTATTAAGTCTCTATCACTACCATTATCAACTTCAAAAGTTGTTTTTAGTCCATACTTTCTCTGTTCTACTGCACTTTTAGATAAGCAAACAAGCTCAGCTATTTCAGAGGTTTTAGCACCTTTATGTAGATGATATAGTAATTGACGGTCAATCTTGTCAAGTACAAAACTATTAGAGATATGTCTACGTATTAATTGCTGTATAGCCTTACTGTAGTATGGTGGCTCTTGTAATACAGACTGTATAGCATCTAGTAATTTTAAATAATTAATATCACTTTTTATAAGAAAGCCATCAGGATCTATAGACTTAAGAATATTGTTAAGTCTATAATTATTATTATGGGAGGTAAAAACAATAACCTTAACTTTTGGAAATAAACTTTTTATTTCTATTCCTAAATCTTCTCCTGACAAAATACGTTTGTCACTCGAAGGCGGAATAGATATATCCAATAAGATTAAA
This DNA window, taken from Winogradskyella sp. PC-19, encodes the following:
- a CDS encoding GspE/PulE family protein; translation: MVAEFQIPTQLVQLISSEQAYNYNIIPIALEDDIITFKTKDVTDDLKQELKIVLGRDIKLIEDSDNNIEKYLSHNFRIKTQANTQNLNYSTDFLEKLIDSAKQIGSSDIHFEVFEHKCRVRLRLDGKLKEYYIIATEEYPVIINKLKIRAGLDISEKRLPQDGRISIKSVTEEYDIRVSSLPTLHGEKMVLRILSKDAEHIQLNDLGFTTKELITYKECVKKPNGIVLISGPTGSGKTTTLYATLKLLNNEKTNILTIEDPIEYTLEGINQVQLRENIGLDFSSTLRTFLRQDPDVIMVGEIRDVKTANMAIRASLTGHLVLSTIHTNSAWATISRLVDMGIPPFLIASTLNVSVAQRLVRKLCVKCKERKKIKSEDYPLNYKPDKGLEQQFVPIGCPSCFYTGYSGRKAIYEIIPINTSLIRHIKSNELDIDDYLNDNKIVTLKQNAINLVRDGITSLEEVYPLLNN
- a CDS encoding prepilin-type N-terminal cleavage/methylation domain-containing protein, whose amino-acid sequence is MKQKNKVDAFNLQEVLTVLAIIGILLLLALPSLMPLIARTKSVEAQIQLKYIYNNQTTHRYLNSKYTINMNELDFEPPKTTKEEGTSNYVYEILNASDTSFKARATAINDFDGDGVFNVWEIDENGNPKQIVKD
- a CDS encoding response regulator, which produces MNTPSYTGVDIRKNMCEPINVLIVEDEPLIIDVLKNALNSISESNGRYDFKVKSATNSDLALNEIDRAVKSVPFDLILLDISIPPSSDKRILSGEDLGIEIKSLFPKVKVIVFTSHNNNYRLNNILKSIDPDGFLIKSDINYLKLLDAIQSVLQEPPYYSKAIQQLIRRHISNSFVLDKIDRQLLYHLHKGAKTSEIAELVCLSKSAVEQRKYGLKTTFEVDNGSDRDLIVKAEIAGFL